A portion of the Bubalus kerabau isolate K-KA32 ecotype Philippines breed swamp buffalo chromosome 1, PCC_UOA_SB_1v2, whole genome shotgun sequence genome contains these proteins:
- the GDF9 gene encoding growth/differentiation factor 9: MALPNKFFLWFCCFAWLCFPVSLDSQPSRGEAQIVARTALESEAETWSFLKHLDGRHRPGLLSPLLKFLYDGHREPPRLQPDDRALSYMKRLYKAYATKEGTPKSNRSHLYNTVRLFTPCAQHKQAPGDQAAGTLPSVDLLFNLDRVTVVEHLFKSVLLYTFNNSISFPFPVKCICNLVIKEPAFSSKTLPRAPYSFTFNSQFEFRKKYKWIEIDVTAPLEPLVASHKRNIHMSVNFTCVKDQLQHPSARDSLFNMTLLVAPSLLLYLNDTSAQAFHRWHSLHPKRKPSQGPDQKRGLSACPMGEEAAEGVRLSRHRRDQESVSSELKKPLVPASFNLSEYFKQFLFPQNECELHDFRLSFSQLKWDNWIVAPHKYNPRYCKGDCPRAVGHRYGSPVHTMVQNIIHEKLDSSVPRPSCVPAKYSPLSVLAIEPDGSIAYKEYEDMIATKCTCR; encoded by the exons ATGGCGCTTCCCAACAAATTCTTCCTTTGGTTTTGCTGCTTTGCCTGGCTCTGTTTTCCTGTTAGCCTTGATTCTCAGCCTTCTAGGGGAGAAGCTCAGATTGTAGCTAGGACTGCGTTGGAATCTGAGGCTGAGACTTGGTCCTTCCTGAAGCATCTAGATGGGAGACACAGACCTGGTCTCCTTTCCCCTCTCTTAAAGTTTCTGTATGATGGGCACAGGGAACCCCCCAGGCTTCAGCCAGATGACAGAGCTTTGAGCTACATGAAGAGGCTCTATAAAGCATACGCTACCAAGGAGGGGACCCCTAAATCCAACAGAAGCCACCTCTACAACACTGTTCGACTCTTCACCCCCTGTGCTCAGCACAAGCAAGCTCCTGGGGACCAGGCTGCAG GAACCCTTCCATCAGTGGATCTGCTGTTTAACCTGGATCGTGTTACTGTTGTGGAACATTTATTCAAGTCAGTCTTGCTATATACTTTCAACAACtccatttcttttccctttcctgttAAATGTATATGCAACCTGGTGATAAAAGAGCCAGCGTTTTCTAGCAAGACTCTCCCTAGAGCTCCATACTCATTTACCTTTAACTCACAGTttgaatttagaaagaaatacaaatggattGAGATTGATGTGACAGCTCCTCTTGAGCCTCTGGTGGCCTCCCACAAGAGGAATATTCACATGTCTGTAAATTTTACATGTGTGAAAGACCAGCTGCAGCATCCTTCAGCACGGGACAGCCTGTTTAACATGACTCTTCTCGTAGCGCCCTCGCTGCTTCTATATCTGAACGACACAAGTGCTCAGGCTTTTCACAGGTGGCATTCCCTCCACCCTAAAAGGAAGCCTTCACAGGGTCCTGACCAGAAGAGAGGGCTGTCTGCCTGTCCCATGGGAGAAGAAGCTGCTGAGGGTGTAAGATTGTCCCGTCACCGGAGAGACCAGGAGAGTGTCAGCTCTGAATTGAAGAAGCCTCTGGTTCCAGCTTCATTCAATCTGAGTGAATACTTCAAACAGTTTCTTTTTCCCCAGAATGAATGTGAGCTCCATGACTTTAGACTTAGCTTTAGTCAACTGAAGTGGGACAACTGGATTGTGGCCCCACACAAATACAACCCTCGATACTGTAAAGGGGACTGTCCCAGGGCGGTCGGACATCGGTATGGCTCTCCAGTTCACACCATGGTGCAGAACATCATCCATGAGAAACTTGACTCCTCAGTGCCGAGACCATCCTGTGTACCTGCCAAGTATAGTCCTTTGAGTGTTTTGGCCATTGAGCCTGATGGCTCAATTGCTTATAAAGAATATGAAGATATGATAGCCACTAAGTGTACCTGTCGTTAA
- the LOC129632163 gene encoding cytochrome b-c1 complex subunit 8, with amino-acid sequence MAPSPGDSRQLVLPEVTSPPPGAASDPTGSGGRKPEGPVVWRRGDLEAAATMGRQFGHLTRVRHVITYSLSPFEQRAFPHYFSKGIPNVLRRTRACILRVAPPFVVFYLVYTWGTQEFEKSKRKNPAAYENDK; translated from the exons ATGGCGCCGTCACCTGGAGACAGTCGGCAACTAGTTCTCCCGGAAGTGACCTCACCGCCTCCTGGCGCGGCGTCCGATCCTACCGGAAGTGGTGGACGGAAGCCGGAGGGTCCTGTGGTGTGGCGGCGAGGTGACCTCG AGGCCGCCGCGACCATGGGCCGCCAGTTTGGGCATCTGACACGGGTGCGGCATGTGATCACCTACAGCTTGTCGCCCTTCGAGCAGCGCGCCTTTCCGCACTACTTCAGCAAGGGCATCCCCAACGTTCTGCGCCGAACTCGGGCGTGCATCCTTCGCGTCGCGCCGC cgTTCGTAGTGTTCTATCTTGTCTACACATGGGGAACGCAGGAGTTTGAGAAATCGAAGAGGAAGAATCCAGCTGCCTATGAAAATGACAAATAA
- the LEAP2 gene encoding liver-expressed antimicrobial peptide 2 codes for MWHLKLFAVLMICLLLLAQVDGSPIPELSSAKRRPRRMTPFWRAVSLRPIGASCRDDSECITRLCRKRRCSLSVAQE; via the exons ATGTGGCATCtcaaactctttgcagtcctCATGATCTGCCTGTTGCTGTTAGCCCAG GTAGATGGCTCTCCAATACCAGAACTGAGTTCAGCAAAGAGAAGGCCGAGGAGAATGACCCCATTTTGGAGAGCGGTTTCCCTCAGGCCCATTGGAGCCTCCTGTCGGGATGATTCTGAATGTATCACGAGGCTATGCAG AAAAAGACGCTGCTCCCTAAGTGTGGCCCAGGAATGA